From the Solanum stenotomum isolate F172 chromosome 4, ASM1918654v1, whole genome shotgun sequence genome, one window contains:
- the LOC125862297 gene encoding cytochrome P450 71AU50-like produces MSLIWEVVVVGTIVYVLYELLNIHNRKKLPPGPRGLPILGHLHLLGKNPHHDFQNLAKKHGPIMYMRLGLVPTIVVSSTDVAEKILKTYDHIFANKPHNEAAHYLAYGQKNIIFAKYGPYWRNMRKLCTQHLLTNQKINSFQSLRRQQVELMIKSLQNEGRVVVDLSERVASLNANMTCLMVFGKKYMDEDFDKRGFKAVLQEVVHLAAITNLGDFFPFLGVIDLQGLTRRLKDLSKVFDEFLEKIINEHVESHDENQSKDFVDTMLDIMQSGKMEFQFDRIHIKAVLFDMIVAAIDTSATSIDWILTELLRHPHVMKKLQNELEQVVGLERMVKESDLENLKYLDMVVKEGMRLHSVVPVTQREAMEDCVVDGFNIRKGRIMINHYAIQRDPNVWSEPEKFLPERFVGSSIDVRGRDFQLLPFNSGRRSCPAIQLGIIIVRLVVAQLVHCFDWELPNDMRPCDLDLEEHFGIVTSKEKHLMAIPTYRLNEQ; encoded by the exons ATGTCTTTGATATGGGAAGTAGTAGTTGTAGGTACTATTGTGTATGTCTTGTATGAGTTGCTAAATATACATAATAGAAAAAAGTTACCTCCAGGTCCAAGAGGGCTTCCCATTCTTGGACATCTTCATTTGTTAGGTAAAAACCCTCACCATGATTTTCAAAACTTAGCCAAGAAACATGGTCCAATTATGTATATGAGACTAGGACTTGTACCTACAATCGTTGTCTCGTCTACTGATGTAGCCGAGAAGATCCTCAAGACGTATGATCATATCTTTGCTAATAAGCCTCATAACGAGGCAGCTCATTATTTGGCGTATGGACagaagaatattatatttgCAAAGTATGGACCATACTGGAGAAATATGCGTAAATTGTGCACTCAACATCTTTTGACTAATCAAAAGATCAATTCATTTCAATCCTTGAGAAGACAACAAGTTGAGCTTATGATCAAATCACTTCAAAATGAAGGTCGTGTTGTTGTTGATCTTAGTGAAAGAGTCGCGTCCTTGAATGCTAACATGACTTGTTTGATGGTGTTTGGAAAGAAGTATATGGATGAAGATTTCGATAAGAGGGGATTTAAAGCTGTACTTCAAGAAGTTGTTCATTTAGCTGCAATAACTAATCTTGGAGATTTTTTCCCCTTTCTTGGTGTAATTGATCTCCAGGGACTCACACGCCGACTCAAGGATCTTTCAAAGGTgtttgatgagtttcttgagaAGATTATCAATGAACATGTCGAGTCTCATGATGAGAATCAATCCAAAGACTTTGTGGACACGATGTTGGACATTATGCAATCAGGAAAAATGGAATTTCAGTTTGATCGTATCCATATTAAAGCTGTCCTCTTC GACATGATTGTTGCAGCAATTGACACTTCAGCAACATCAATAGATTGGATACTAACAGAGCTTCTTAGACACCCTCATGTGATGAAGAAACTACAAAACGAGTTAGAACAAGTGGTAGGCCTTGAAAGAATGGTAAAAGAATCCGACTTGGAGAATTTGAAGTACTTAGACATGGTTGTAAAAGAGGGAATGAGGCTACATTCTGTAGTGCCAGTAACGCAACGTGAGGCCATGGAAGATTGTGTAGTTGATGGCTTCAACATACGAAAGGGACGAATCATGATAAATCATTATGCAATTCAGAGGGATCCAAATGTTTGGTCCGAGCCTGAGAAGTTTTTGCCGGAGAGGTTTGTTGGGAGCAGTATAGATGTTCGTGGACGTGACTTCCAACTTTTACCATTTAACTCTGGCAGAAGAAGTTGCCCTGCAATACAATTGGGGATTATCATTGTCCGCCTTGTCGTTGCGCAATTGGTGCATTGCTTTGATTGGGAGCTTCCAAATGATATGCGGCCTTGTGATTTGGACCTTGAGGAGCACTTTGGAATAGTAACATCCAAAGAAAAACATTTAATGGCTATTCCTACTTATAGACTAAATGAACAATGA
- the LOC125862342 gene encoding peamaclein-like: MMKLSFAILLLVTLVLTSFFIPSTIAGSDFCDSKCNYRCSKAGRQDRCLKYCGICCAECHCVPSGTSGNKDECPCYRDKKNSKGGPKCP, translated from the exons ATGATGAAGCTAAGCTTTGCAATCTTGCTTTTGGTGACACTTGTTCTTACTTCTTTCTTCATTCCATCCACTATTGCTGGTTCag ATTTCTGTGATTCAAAGTGCAATTATAGGTGTTCAAAGGCAGGACGACAGGACAGATGCTTAAAGTATTGTGGAATATGTTGTGCAGAGTGTCACTGCGTTCCTTCTGGAACTAGTGGAAACAAAGATGAGTGTCCTTGCTATAGGGACAAGAAAAACTCTAAGGGAGGGCCTAAATGTCCTTAA